The Campylobacter sp. genome contains the following window.
TTTGGGCTGCGCTTAGCTATTTTAGCGTCATTCGCGTTCGCCACGAGGTTGATAAATGCACGATGTGCGGCAAATGCAAAATGGTCTGCCCCGAAGTTCAGGTGCTTAAGATGGTCGGGCGCGAAAACGGGCGCGTTAGCAGCGAGTGTATCAGCTGCGGGCGCTGCATCGACGTATGCGACGACAATGCGTTAAATTTTAGTATATTAGGAGTGAAAAAATGAAAAAAATGGTTTTAGGCTTGGCTCTTACGTGCTGTGCGGCACTATTTGCCGCGGATAAGACGGCTTCTATAGATGCCGACAGCTTGGGCTTTATAAAAAGCGTAGACGAATCGGTGCAAAATAAAAATTCCCTGCCCGATTTCAAATATAGCGAGGATGCTCCGGGTGCCGCTTCGAAGATCGAGCGCAGCTTTGAAAACGCTCCACCGCTTATACCGCACAGCTTAGAAGGGCTTGTACCGATCACAAAGGATAACAATATGTGCGTAACCTGCCATATGCCCGATGTCGCTAAGGATATAGGCTCTACGCCGATTCCAAAAAGCCACTTGGTGGACTTTCGCACAGGCGCGGATCTAAACGGCACGCTAGCCGAGCAGCGCTTCAACTGCACGCAATGCCACGTGCCGCAAGCCCAGACCGATCCGCTAGTTAAAAATAATTTCAAAGCCGATTTTAGCAGGTTTAGCGACGCAAATTCCACTTCTAATCTCATAGATACGCTAAATCAAGGCGCCGAGGTTGAGTAGGA
Protein-coding sequences here:
- a CDS encoding nitrate reductase cytochrome c-type subunit, with product MKKMVLGLALTCCAALFAADKTASIDADSLGFIKSVDESVQNKNSLPDFKYSEDAPGAASKIERSFENAPPLIPHSLEGLVPITKDNNMCVTCHMPDVAKDIGSTPIPKSHLVDFRTGADLNGTLAEQRFNCTQCHVPQAQTDPLVKNNFKADFSRFSDANSTSNLIDTLNQGAEVE